From Brassica oleracea var. oleracea cultivar TO1000 chromosome C3, BOL, whole genome shotgun sequence, a single genomic window includes:
- the LOC106332584 gene encoding probable WRKY transcription factor 65 produces MKRGLDMARSYNDHESSQETGPESPNSPTFNSVISSHSPKRSRRSMEKRVVNVPMKEIEGSRHKGDTTPPSDSWAWRKYGQKPIKGSPYPRGYYRCSSTKGCPARKQVERSRDDPTMIIITYTSEHNHPWPLSSSSRHGPKPKPEPKPEPELEVPEEVELEEAGNSKLMVMGREIETTPSCIVDEFAWFSEMETTSSTILESPIFSSEKKTAVSAAANDVGVFFPMGEEDESLFADLGELPESSVVFRHRSSVVGSQVEIF; encoded by the exons ATGAAGCGAGGTCTAGATATGGCAAGAAGCTACAATGATCATGAAAGCAGTCAAGAAACCGGACCCGAATCACCAAACTCTCCAACCTTCAACTCAGTCATCTCTTCTCATTCACCTAAGCGAAG TAGGAGATCCATGGAGAAGAGAGTAGTGAACGTACCGATGAAAGAAATAGAAGGATCTCGGCACAAAGGAGACACAACTCCACCGTCAGATTCATGGGCCTGGCGTAAGTACGGCCAAAAGCCCATTAAGGGATCTCCTTACCCTAGAGGTTATTACCGTTGTAGTAGCACAAAAGGTTGTCCGGCAAGGAAGCAAGTCGAGAGAAGCAGAGACGATCCAACTATGATTATCATCACTTACACCTCTGAGCACAACCATCCTTGGCCTCTCTCTTCTTCTTCTAGACACGGACCCAAACCAAAACCCGAGCCCAAACCCGAACCTGAACTAGAAGTACCCGAGGAGGTGGAGCTGGAAGAGGCTGGTAATAGTAAGCTTATGGTTATGGGGAGGGAGATCGAAACGACGCCGTCTTGCATCGTCGACGAGTTTGCTTGGTTTAGTGAGATGGAGACTACTTCTTCCACGATTCTTGAGAGTCCCATTTTCTCATCGGAGAAAAAGACGGCTGTCTCGGCGGCGGCGAATGACGTGGGGGTGTTTTTCCCGATGGGTGAGGAGGATGAGTCTTTGTTCGCTGATCTTGGAGAGTTACCGGAGTCTTCGGTGGTGTTTCGCCACCGGAGTAGCGTAGTTGGGTCACAAGTGGAGATCTTTTGA